CCACGAAGACATTTGAGCTTTATCAAAAATCAAAGAATTTGTAGTTAATACTGTTGGTGTATAATATAAATTAAGTTGAACATCTTGATATCTTGCAGATAACTTCCCAATAGTTACATTGTGTTTTTCCACATGTTCTAACATGAAACCAAAAACATCTAGCATTAATGAGAATGGATTTTTAGCAGGCATTCTATTAATTTGATTTACTTCGGTTTCTAAAATAATCGCGTCAACCTCTTTTGCTCCTCTTTGAATTGCCTCTCTAATTGGCACTAAACATCCAAATCCTCCATCAGCATATTGACAAGAATTTTTTTCCAGTAAACTCATGAACGGAACATAATTACAAGATCCCCATATCCAATCACAGAAGTCTTCATATGAGCAATCTAAAATAGATTTGTACTCAATTTCGTTTGCTGTTAAATTAGATACAGTTACAACAACTTCTTTATGTTGTTCACGAATTATCTCGTACATTTTTGGTGTGATATTAGCACGTATCAGTTTTCTTAAATTCTTACTCTCACCAAATGTTTTTCTTCCATTTAAAAAGTTCCAAAAGGTATTTCTATGACGAATAGAAATAACTTTAACTCCATGTACATTTCTTATTCTAAAAGGATTGTTACTAAAAATACTTCTTTGATTCACATTGGTATACAGCATTTTTAATTCATCAACCATTCCAACTGCCAAATGAGAAACCATTAAACTACCTGTTGATGTTCCTAAAAACAGATCATAATTTTTCTTTTTTTCCTTCATTAAAAACTCAACAACACCACCTGCGAATGCGCCTTTACTACCACCTCCAGAAATTACTAGTGCTTTCTTCATAAATATGAAATGTTTTTGTCTATTTTTAGTTCCATAAAAATAGACAAAAAATGAAACGCTACCTTACAATTATTTTATTAACATTAATTTTCTTTTCATGTCAGCCTGAGTATACCCCTAGAGTAATTAATAAGGTAGAAATAGAGACATTTAAAATTGAAAATTCAAGTATTAGAGCAATTGTAGGTATTGATGAGGAAACCGTATATTTTGCTGGATCTAATGGTACATTAGGAAATACCAAAGACGCGGGTAAAACTTGGAGTATTGAAACCATTCCATATCAAGATTCTATTCAACCTCATTTTAGAAGCATGGCTAAAACAAAGGATGGAGTTTTTGCTTTATCAATTGCTAATCCTGCGCTTCTATATAAGATTAATGATGCTAAAAAGATTGTATATACCGAAAATCATGAAAAAGTTTTTTACGATTCAATGCATTTTTTTGAAAATGAAAAAGACGGTATAGCAGTTGGAGATCCTACAGAAAACTGTCCTTCCATCATAATTACTAACGATGGCGGAAATAGCTGGACTAAAATTCCTTGTTCTGAATTACCAAAATTTGAAGATGGTGAAGCCTTTTTCGCTGCAAGTAATACCAATATTGAAATACTTGGAAATACTGTTTGGATTGGATCAGGAGGAAAAAAAGCAAGAATTTTAAAATCTACTGATAAAGGTAAATCTTGGGAAATTTACACAACACCTGTAATTCAAGGGAATGGACCACAAGGAATCTATTCAATTGACTTTTATGATGAAAATACTGGAATTGTTATTGGAGGCGATTATTCAAAACCAGAAGACAATTGCAAGAACAAAGCTATAACTAGCGATGGTGGTAAAACTTGGACCGTAATTGCGGATAATGAAAATCCTAATTACAAAAGTTGCGTTCAATTTATTCCTGGTGGAAAAGGAAAAGAAATAGTTACTGTAGGGAAAACTGGAATTTCATATTCAAATGATGGTGGAAATACGTGGAAAGAATTATCTAAAGAATCGTTTTATTCTATCCAATTTGTAAACAACACTACTGCATGGCTATCTGGAAATGAGAAAATCGCCAGATTAAAGCTTATGTAATTCTTAATTTTATGTTAAAGGAAAAATCATTGTAGAATTAATTGAATATTTTTAAACGTTATTTCAATTAATCATAAACTACAATGAAAAAAATAGTACTACTATTTCTCTTCTGTGTATCCGTTAGTTTTTCGCAAGAATACTTTCCCACAAATACAGGAGTGAAAACCACAAAAAACACTACTGTTGCTTTTACCAATGCAACTATTTTTTTAAGCCCTACTAAAAAAATCAAAAAAGGTACTTTACTAATTAAAGATGGAAAAGTTCTAAATGTTGGTAAAAAAGTGAGCATACCTAAAGAGGCAAAAATAGTCGATGCGAAAGGAAAGTTTATCTATCCTTCATTTATTGATATTTATTCAAGTTTTGGAATTGCTCCGGTAAAAAGAGCATCAGGTAGAAACAGAGGTCCGCAATACGATGCAAATAGAAAAGGTTATTATTGGAACGATCACATTCGACCTGAAACAGATCCTTTATCTTCTTTTTCGTTTGATCCTAAAAAAGCAAAAGAACTCATCAATTCTGGATTTGGAGTGGTAAACTCTCATTTAGAAGACGGAATTATGCAAGGTAATGGGATATTAGTAGCTTTAAATTCTGATGCTTCTAATGCTTACCGAGTTTTAGATCAAGAAACATCTAATCATTTATCATTTTCAAAAAGTAAAAAATCTGGACAATCCTACCCGACTTCTCGTATGGGAGCTATGGCATTAATCAGACAAGCTTATTTGGATGCAGATTGGTACTCAAAAGGTTATTCAAAAAACTCTGATTTATCTTTAGAGGCAATTAATAAAAACAAAAACTTACCTCAAATTTTTAATGCTGGTGATGCCTTAAATGCACTTAGAGCAGATAAAGTTGGAGATGAATTTGGAATTCAATACACAATCTTAGGTGGTGGTGATGAATTTGAAAGAATTCAAGATATCAAAAACACTAATGCTACTTTTATTATTCCAATAAACTTTAGAAAAGCATATGATGTTAGCAATAAATTTTTAGCTGAAGTAATTTCATTACGTGATATGCGTAAATGGAATCAAGAGCCTTCTAACCCAGCAATGCTTGCTAAAAACGGAGTGAATTTCGCATTAACAACACACAAATTGAAATCAGTTAAGGAGTTTAATAAAAATCTTCAAAAAGCGATCCAATATGGGTTGGATAAAACTAAAGCTCTAGAAGCTTTAACTACTATACCTGCTGGAATTTTAAATAACAATAAAATTGGAAATTTAAATACTGGAAGTTATGCTAACTTTTTAATCACTTCTGGTGATCTATTTGATTCTAAAACTACCATATACGAAAACTGGGTTCAAGGAAACAAAAACGTAATAAACGATATGAGCATCCCGAACTTAGCTGGAACTTATATGGTAAGCGTTAATGGAAAAACATATAACTTAGAAATCTCAGGTAAAGGAAATAAACAAAAAGGTGAAGTTAAATTAGGAGATAAAAAACTAAAATCTACTTTCTCTTTTAAAAATGATTGGATTCAATTAGCCATTAATGATCAAGGTAAATATTTACGTTTAGCTGGAACTGTTGTTAATGATTCAAATGGAATGAGCGGAACTGGAACAGATCATTATGGAAATGATGTTACTTGGAATGCTTCAAAACAGATTAAAAAGTCGAAAAGTAAAAAAGACGCTAAGAAAAAAGCAGATAATAAATCTCCTAAATTAGTTGCAGTTACCTACCCGAATGTAGGTTTAGGAAACTCATTCAAGCCTATATCGCAAACAATTTTAATCAAAAATGCAACTGTTTGGACAAGTGAAAATGATGAAGTACTTACCAACACAGATGTTTTAGTAAAAGATGGAAAAATCAGTAAAATCGGTAAAAATTTATCTGCTGGAAAGGCTAAAGTTATTGATGGAACAGGGAAATACTTAACAGCTGGTATAATTGATGAACACTCACATATTGCAACTTCTGCAGTAAACGAAGCTGGACATAATTCAACAGCTGAAGTTACTATAGAAGACGTTGTTGATCCAGATGATATTAATATTTACAGAAATATTGCTGGAGGAGTTACTTCGATTCAAGTTTTACACGGTTCTGCAAACCCAATTGGTGGTAGATCTGCTATTATCAAATTAAAATGGGGAGAAAATGCAGCAAACATGATTTACAATAATTCTCCGAAATTCATAAAGTTTGCGTTAGGAGAAAATGTTAAGCAATCAAATTGGGGAGATCGTCAAACTATTCGTTTCCCACAAACTCGTATGGGAGTTGAGCAAGTTTTTATTGACTATTTCCAAAGAGCAAAAGAATATGATGCTAAAAAGAAAAGTGGTCAACCTTATCGTAAAGACATTGAATTAGAAGCAATTGCTGAAATCATAAATAAAGAACGTTTTATTTCTTGTCACTCTTACGTACAATCAGAAATAAACATGTTAATGAAAGTTGCTGAGCAATTCAACTTTAATGTAAATACGTTTACACACATTTTAGAAGGATATAAAGTTGCTGATAAAATGAAAGAACATGGTGCTGGAGGATCAACTTTTGCAGATTGGTGGGCATACAAGTATGAGGTTAATGATGCGATTCCATATAACTCTGCTATAATGCACAGACAAGGTGTTACGGTTGCTATTAATTCTGATGATGCTGAAATGTCTAGAAGATTAAATCAGGAGGCAGCTAAAACAGTTAAATATGGTGGATTAACTGAGCAAGAAGCTTGGAGAACCGTAACTATTAATCCTGCTAAATTATTACACTTAGATGATAGAACTGGTAGCATAAAAGTTGGTAAAGATGCGGATTTAGTATTATGGAGTGAAAATCCTTTATCGGTATATAGTAAAGCTGAAAAGACAATTATAGATGGAGCGATTTATTTTGATATTGAAAAAGATTTACAGAAACGTAAAGATATCAAAGCAGAAAAAGCAAAATTAATTGAAATGATGTTGAAAGAAAAGATTGGTGGAGCTCCAACGCAAGTACCATCTAAAAAACATAAGATTTTATTCCATTGTGATACTGAATAAGAACATTAAACGAAACAAAATGAAAAAACAATTTATATACATATTGCTAAGTTTCTTATTCATAGGAAATCTTAGTGCACAACAAACTCCCGCTCCAAAGCAATCTAAAAAGATTGCAATTGTTGGTGCTACTGCTCATATAGGAGATGGAAATGTAATTGAGAATTCTTTAATTGAATTTTCCAATGGTAAAATAACATTCATAGGAAAAGCTTCGGATAAAACTCCTGAAGGTGAAGTTATGAATTACAATGGTAAACATATTTATCCTGGCTTTATTGCTGCAAATACTTCTTTAGGATTGGCAGAAATTGACGCGGTAAGGGCTACGAGAGATTTTGATGAAGTTGGAGGATATTTACCTCATATACGAAGTATTATAGCCTATAATGCAGAAAGTAAAGTTGTAGAATCTATGAGACCAAATGGTGTTTTAATGGCGCAAGTTGCACCAAGAGGTGGAACTATTTCAGGAACATCTACAATTGTTCAATTCGATGCTTGGAATTGGGAAGATGCTATTTTAAAATTAGATGATGGAATACACATTAATTGGCCTTCAAGTTTTTCTAGAGGTCGTTGGTGGTTAGGAGAAGATCCAGCATTGAAACCAAATAAGAACTATTCAAAAGCAGTTGATAGAATAACTTCTTATATCGAACGTGCAAAAAAGTATTTGTTTGGAAATAGAAGTCCTAAGGATTTGCCATTTGAAGCAATGGATAAACTAATAAACGGAAATCAAAAACTATTTGTTCACGTAACTGGAGAAAAACCTATTACTGATGTGATAAATAACTGTAAAAAATTAGGAATAAAAAACTTAGTACTTGTTAATGCTGAAGGCGCAGAAAAAGTAACTGATTTAATTAAAAGTAATAACGTTAGTGTAATTCTTAGAAGATCACACCGTTTACCGAATAGTGAAGATGATGATTATGATTTGCCGTATAGAATGGCAAAAATTCTATCTGAAAAAGGAATTGTTGTTGCATTAGGTATGGAAGGAGAAATGGAAAGAATGAATACTCGAAATCTTCCTTTTTATGCAGGAACTTATGCTGCTTATGGATTAGGTAAAGAAGAAGCTGTTAAATTAATCACATCTAATGCCGCTAAAATTTTAGGAGTTGATGATAAAGTAGGAACCTTATCAGTTGGGAAAGATGCAACGCTTTTCGTATCTGAAGGAGATGCCTTAGATATGAGAACAAATATCATTTTAAACGCTTTTATACAAGGAAGAAAAATTAGCTTAGAAACGCACCAAACCAAACTTTGGAAGCGCTATGCGAACAAGTATAAAAATCAATAAACAAAATAATTCTTAGTTAAAAAGCTCGGTTAAACCGAGCTTTTTTTATTCCTTATAATCAAATAAGTTTTAAGTACTTTTGCGATAATGAAGAATATATCTAGCATTCAAAATTCGTATATAAAAGAGCTTATCAAGCTTCAAGAAAAGTCAAGAGAACGTAAGAAGAAAAAACTTTTTATTGTTGAAGGAAAAAGAGAGATTTCTTTAATCTTAAAAAGTAATTATAAAATCAAAACCGTTTTATGTGTTGATGAATCTATTGAAGCGAATCAAGATATTTTATCTGCTTTATCAAAAGAAGTAGATACAATTGAAATTACGAAAGAAGTATATCATAAGCTAGCTTACAGAGAAAGTACAGAAGGAATTATTGCTGTTGTTGAAACTATAGATTTTTCCTTGTCTAATTTAAAATTCAGAACTGAAAATCCATTAGTTGTGATAATGGAAGGAATTGAAAAACCTGGAAACATCGGTGCAATGCTGAGAACTGCAGATGCAGCAAATGTAGATGCCGTACTTATTGCAAACCCTAAAACAGATATGTTTAATCCAAACATTATTCGATCTAGTGTAGGGTGTATTTTTACAAATCAGATAGCTACAGACTCCTCTGAAAATATTATCAAATTCTTAAAAGAAAAGAATATCAATATTTACAGTGCTACACTTCAAAATTCAAACGAATATTTTAAAGAAGATTATACTAAAGCTAGTGCAATTGTCGTTGGTACAGAAGCCACAGGATTAACTGAAATTTGGCGACAGGGAGCAACTCAAAATATTAATATTCCTATGCAAGGAGAAATTGATTCTATGAATGTTTCTGTTGCTTGCGCCATAGTAATCTTTGAAGCTAAACGACAACGTAACTTTATAAACTAAATAAAAATGAAACTACAATCCCCTCTATTTCTATCACTTTTAATTTTAATTCTGTCTTGTTCATCAGATAATGATTCAGAAGGTAATTCAAATCCGGTTTGTTCAAACTTTTCCAATTATGTTTTTAATGAAAAAGACAATCTTATATTAGTTGAGTTTGAAGACAACGAATTTCCTGCGGGATGGGAATTTAAAACTAGCAGTAGCGCTTCTGGAAAAGGATATTATGTTTGGACCGGTGATCAATCTTTAGGAAATCCAGGTAATGGATTAGTTGAATATAAATTGAATATTACTAATCCTGGAACTTATCGATTCATTTGGTTTACTGCAGTAACAACGGGTAACAATGGAACTGAACATAATGATAGTTGGCTAAAATTTCCGGATGCTGAAGATTATTTCGGAGAAAAAAATGGAAATAAAATATATCCAAAAGGAAGCGGGCAAACCCCTAACCCAAATGGATCATCTGCCGATGGTTGGTTTAAAATATATAGAGGTGGAAATGATTTAGATTTCAAATGGCAAGCCTCTACTTCAGATAACGATGCGCACAATATTTATGTAGAATTTAAAAATCCTGGAGTTTATACCATGCAGGTTTCAGCACGTTCCTCTGGACATGGAATTGATAAGTTCTTATTATATCAAGAAGTATCTTATTCTCAAAATGAAGCCATTAGTGCTTCAACAAGTGAAATTTCTTGTAATTAAATTCTTAGATTTGAGGAATTCAATCGGTTAAATGAAAGAAGTAAAAGAGATAAAATTTAACAACCTTAAAAATCCAAACTCTCAGTTTGATATTATTGAACTGAGAGAATTATTAAGTCGAACCAAATTAGATCATGACTTAACGGTAATTCATAGAGTTGAATTTTATCACATCTTCTTTGTGATTGAAGGTACAGGGAAACATACCATTGATTTCACAGATTACGAATTTAAAAAAGGGACTTTATTTACCTTACGTAAAAATCAACTTCAAAAGTTTTCAAAAGATTATAACGCTAATGGTTACCTTCTCATTTTTACAGAAGATTTTTTAATTAGTCATTTCAATCAAATAGAGATTTCAAAATCCATTCAATTATTTAATAATTTACTAATAATGCCTAAAATAGAATTGAATTCGGAGGAATTCGATGATCTAATGGAATTAGTAAATAGAATTAAAACTGAATATTTTGAAGCGTATGATGACTTCTCTGGAGGAATTATTCGAAGTGCATTGCATATGATTATCACTAAATTATTTCGAATTAAAACGAAAAATAGTGATCACTTACTTCATAAAAAATATTTCAATGAATTTGTTCAATTTCAACAACTTGTAGAGCAACATTATGCAGAAACTAAAAAAGTAGCTGATTACGCAAGTAAGATGAATTGTTCATCTAAAACCTTAAATAATATTTGCAACAGTATCATAGGAAAAT
This genomic window from Tenacibaculum sp. 190524A05c contains:
- a CDS encoding patatin-like phospholipase family protein; translated protein: MKKALVISGGGSKGAFAGGVVEFLMKEKKKNYDLFLGTSTGSLMVSHLAVGMVDELKMLYTNVNQRSIFSNNPFRIRNVHGVKVISIRHRNTFWNFLNGRKTFGESKNLRKLIRANITPKMYEIIREQHKEVVVTVSNLTANEIEYKSILDCSYEDFCDWIWGSCNYVPFMSLLEKNSCQYADGGFGCLVPIREAIQRGAKEVDAIILETEVNQINRMPAKNPFSLMLDVFGFMLEHVEKHNVTIGKLSARYQDVQLNLYYTPTVLTTNSLIFDKAQMSSWWRQGYEYAKMKDLSIMNDFRPDLIDKKTKDAS
- a CDS encoding sialidase family protein translates to MKRYLTIILLTLIFFSCQPEYTPRVINKVEIETFKIENSSIRAIVGIDEETVYFAGSNGTLGNTKDAGKTWSIETIPYQDSIQPHFRSMAKTKDGVFALSIANPALLYKINDAKKIVYTENHEKVFYDSMHFFENEKDGIAVGDPTENCPSIIITNDGGNSWTKIPCSELPKFEDGEAFFAASNTNIEILGNTVWIGSGGKKARILKSTDKGKSWEIYTTPVIQGNGPQGIYSIDFYDENTGIVIGGDYSKPEDNCKNKAITSDGGKTWTVIADNENPNYKSCVQFIPGGKGKEIVTVGKTGISYSNDGGNTWKELSKESFYSIQFVNNTTAWLSGNEKIARLKLM
- a CDS encoding amidohydrolase family protein, with protein sequence MKKIVLLFLFCVSVSFSQEYFPTNTGVKTTKNTTVAFTNATIFLSPTKKIKKGTLLIKDGKVLNVGKKVSIPKEAKIVDAKGKFIYPSFIDIYSSFGIAPVKRASGRNRGPQYDANRKGYYWNDHIRPETDPLSSFSFDPKKAKELINSGFGVVNSHLEDGIMQGNGILVALNSDASNAYRVLDQETSNHLSFSKSKKSGQSYPTSRMGAMALIRQAYLDADWYSKGYSKNSDLSLEAINKNKNLPQIFNAGDALNALRADKVGDEFGIQYTILGGGDEFERIQDIKNTNATFIIPINFRKAYDVSNKFLAEVISLRDMRKWNQEPSNPAMLAKNGVNFALTTHKLKSVKEFNKNLQKAIQYGLDKTKALEALTTIPAGILNNNKIGNLNTGSYANFLITSGDLFDSKTTIYENWVQGNKNVINDMSIPNLAGTYMVSVNGKTYNLEISGKGNKQKGEVKLGDKKLKSTFSFKNDWIQLAINDQGKYLRLAGTVVNDSNGMSGTGTDHYGNDVTWNASKQIKKSKSKKDAKKKADNKSPKLVAVTYPNVGLGNSFKPISQTILIKNATVWTSENDEVLTNTDVLVKDGKISKIGKNLSAGKAKVIDGTGKYLTAGIIDEHSHIATSAVNEAGHNSTAEVTIEDVVDPDDINIYRNIAGGVTSIQVLHGSANPIGGRSAIIKLKWGENAANMIYNNSPKFIKFALGENVKQSNWGDRQTIRFPQTRMGVEQVFIDYFQRAKEYDAKKKSGQPYRKDIELEAIAEIINKERFISCHSYVQSEINMLMKVAEQFNFNVNTFTHILEGYKVADKMKEHGAGGSTFADWWAYKYEVNDAIPYNSAIMHRQGVTVAINSDDAEMSRRLNQEAAKTVKYGGLTEQEAWRTVTINPAKLLHLDDRTGSIKVGKDADLVLWSENPLSVYSKAEKTIIDGAIYFDIEKDLQKRKDIKAEKAKLIEMMLKEKIGGAPTQVPSKKHKILFHCDTE
- a CDS encoding amidohydrolase family protein, which gives rise to MKKQFIYILLSFLFIGNLSAQQTPAPKQSKKIAIVGATAHIGDGNVIENSLIEFSNGKITFIGKASDKTPEGEVMNYNGKHIYPGFIAANTSLGLAEIDAVRATRDFDEVGGYLPHIRSIIAYNAESKVVESMRPNGVLMAQVAPRGGTISGTSTIVQFDAWNWEDAILKLDDGIHINWPSSFSRGRWWLGEDPALKPNKNYSKAVDRITSYIERAKKYLFGNRSPKDLPFEAMDKLINGNQKLFVHVTGEKPITDVINNCKKLGIKNLVLVNAEGAEKVTDLIKSNNVSVILRRSHRLPNSEDDDYDLPYRMAKILSEKGIVVALGMEGEMERMNTRNLPFYAGTYAAYGLGKEEAVKLITSNAAKILGVDDKVGTLSVGKDATLFVSEGDALDMRTNIILNAFIQGRKISLETHQTKLWKRYANKYKNQ
- a CDS encoding RNA methyltransferase, whose amino-acid sequence is MKNISSIQNSYIKELIKLQEKSRERKKKKLFIVEGKREISLILKSNYKIKTVLCVDESIEANQDILSALSKEVDTIEITKEVYHKLAYRESTEGIIAVVETIDFSLSNLKFRTENPLVVIMEGIEKPGNIGAMLRTADAANVDAVLIANPKTDMFNPNIIRSSVGCIFTNQIATDSSENIIKFLKEKNINIYSATLQNSNEYFKEDYTKASAIVVGTEATGLTEIWRQGATQNINIPMQGEIDSMNVSVACAIVIFEAKRQRNFIN
- a CDS encoding AraC family transcriptional regulator, with translation MKEVKEIKFNNLKNPNSQFDIIELRELLSRTKLDHDLTVIHRVEFYHIFFVIEGTGKHTIDFTDYEFKKGTLFTLRKNQLQKFSKDYNANGYLLIFTEDFLISHFNQIEISKSIQLFNNLLIMPKIELNSEEFDDLMELVNRIKTEYFEAYDDFSGGIIRSALHMIITKLFRIKTKNSDHLLHKKYFNEFVQFQQLVEQHYAETKKVADYASKMNCSSKTLNNICNSIIGKSAKVVIHEVVITQIKRLLISTNLSVTEIAYTVGFEEPSNLYKYFKLHSGTTPELFRKSS